A window of the Candidatus Tanganyikabacteria bacterium genome harbors these coding sequences:
- a CDS encoding DUF1343 domain-containing protein — protein sequence MRRALPFLVAAALGAGMAGPAVGTGADEVLGDPRGGVLAGRKIGLITNRSAVDAAGLPVVDRLARHPGLTLAAILAPEHGFFADRQGHIGDAADPASGVPVYSLYGKTMRPTPEMLAGLDTLVFDIQDVGARFYTFIATMRYAMEAARDAKLRFVVLDRPNPIGGETLEGGVLDPAFRSFTGPWEIPVRHGMTVGELARLFNKGIGAELAVVPMRGWRRSQWFDQTGLPWAKPSPAMVGLRTATLYPGLCFFEASNVECRVGEFPFERIAAPWLDGAGVAADLQAADLPGVAIRSARIDPAEPNPYSFRDQAWWLGFSALAPAGGPAEAAGRHTAVSFEVTDRAAFRPVRTAIAALAAIRKRHGDQLTLEPKGFDRLAGTDRVRKDLLGGVAADRIMSVWEASLPQFARDRRPFLLYE from the coding sequence ATGCGCCGCGCGTTGCCCTTCCTGGTTGCCGCCGCCCTCGGAGCAGGCATGGCCGGCCCGGCCGTGGGGACCGGGGCCGACGAGGTGCTGGGCGACCCTCGAGGCGGCGTATTGGCCGGGCGCAAGATCGGCCTCATCACGAATCGCAGCGCCGTCGACGCCGCCGGCTTGCCGGTCGTGGACCGCCTGGCGCGGCATCCGGGCCTCACCCTGGCGGCGATCCTCGCGCCCGAGCACGGTTTCTTCGCCGACCGGCAGGGCCACATCGGCGATGCCGCGGATCCCGCGTCGGGCGTGCCCGTGTACTCCTTGTACGGCAAGACCATGCGGCCGACGCCCGAGATGCTGGCAGGCCTCGACACCCTGGTCTTCGACATCCAGGACGTCGGGGCGCGCTTTTACACCTTCATCGCGACCATGCGCTACGCGATGGAAGCCGCCCGCGACGCCAAGCTGCGCTTCGTCGTGCTCGATCGGCCCAATCCCATCGGCGGAGAGACGCTCGAGGGCGGCGTGCTCGATCCGGCCTTCCGGTCGTTCACGGGCCCCTGGGAAATCCCGGTCCGGCACGGCATGACCGTGGGCGAACTCGCGCGTCTGTTCAACAAGGGAATCGGCGCCGAACTCGCCGTGGTGCCCATGCGCGGGTGGCGCCGATCTCAGTGGTTCGATCAGACCGGCCTGCCGTGGGCCAAGCCGAGCCCCGCCATGGTGGGCCTCCGGACGGCCACTCTCTATCCCGGGCTGTGCTTCTTCGAGGCCAGCAACGTCGAGTGCCGGGTCGGCGAGTTCCCCTTCGAGCGCATCGCGGCGCCGTGGCTTGACGGCGCCGGCGTGGCCGCCGACTTGCAGGCCGCGGACTTGCCCGGCGTCGCGATCCGGAGCGCGCGCATCGATCCGGCCGAACCCAATCCCTACAGCTTCCGCGACCAGGCGTGGTGGCTGGGCTTCTCGGCGCTGGCGCCCGCCGGCGGCCCGGCCGAGGCCGCGGGCCGCCATACGGCCGTGTCGTTCGAAGTGACCGACCGTGCGGCATTCCGCCCCGTCCGCACGGCCATCGCCGCCCTGGCCGCCATCCGCAAGCGGCATGGCGACCAGTTGACCCTCGAACCCAAGGGCTTCGATCGCCTGGCCGGGACCGACCGCGTGCGCAAGGACCTGCTGGGCGGCGTGGCGGCGGACCGGATCATGAGCGTCTGGGAAGCCTCGCTCCCGCAATTCGCCAGGGATCGCCGGCCATTCCTGCTGTACGAATGA